In Patescibacteria group bacterium, a single genomic region encodes these proteins:
- a CDS encoding PKD domain-containing protein: MFKRVAVALLVGAVMVFLASCALFNQEPVASFDVSGDVKLVGQGYQVETGAEIDFDASDSFDPDGEIGSHLWDFGDGISEEIDSYLTSHSFSQIGIYWVTLQVFDEFGKPSCANCMEKKFVVTNPIPPPPPPPPPPPPPPPPPPPPPPPPPPPPPPPPPPPPPPPPPPPPPTPPPPPPPPPPPPPPPPPVCDQPPVAYVLISATPYPQTVLMFQLVGYQEPYHSSGYHPEDLDRFRLTFLSPTGIPQSFDSWGIAGQQIPSNGRIEVILNEAGSWQATGTGWGFCGECPVCDFSHAFEVVAP, from the coding sequence ATGTTTAAGAGAGTTGCAGTAGCACTATTGGTCGGGGCAGTTATGGTTTTTTTGGCCAGCTGCGCATTGTTTAATCAGGAACCAGTCGCCTCCTTTGATGTGTCAGGCGATGTGAAGTTAGTCGGTCAGGGCTATCAAGTTGAGACAGGAGCAGAGATTGATTTTGACGCTTCTGACTCATTTGACCCGGATGGAGAGATAGGGTCCCATTTATGGGACTTTGGAGACGGTATCAGTGAGGAAATAGATTCTTATCTAACGAGTCATTCTTTTTCGCAGATAGGAATATACTGGGTTACACTTCAAGTTTTTGATGAGTTTGGTAAACCCAGTTGCGCCAACTGTATGGAAAAGAAGTTCGTGGTAACAAACCCAATCCCGCCTCCACCTCCACCTCCGCCTCCACCTCCGCCTCCGCCGCCTCCACCTCCGCCTCCGCCTCCACCTCCACCTCCACCTCCGCCACCTCCTCCGCCACCTCCACCTCCACCGCCTCCGCCACCTCCGCCTCCGACACCGCCTCCGCCACCTCCACCTCCGCCACCACCTCCTCCGCCTCCGCCGCCGGTCTGTGACCAACCGCCAGTTGCGTATGTGCTAATCTCGGCTACGCCGTATCCACAGACAGTGCTGATGTTCCAGCTGGTTGGATACCAAGAGCCGTATCACAGCTCTGGGTATCATCCAGAGGACTTAGACCGGTTCAGGTTGACCTTCCTATCTCCGACTGGAATTCCTCAATCGTTTGATAGTTGGGGGATAGCTGGACAACAAATTCCTTCCAATGGAAGGATTGAGGTCATCCTGAATGAAGCAGGGTCGTGGCAGGCCACTGGTACTGGATGGGGATTCTGTGGAGAGTGTCCAGTTTGCGACTTTTCTCACGCGTTCGAGGTAGTAGCTCCATAA
- a CDS encoding PKD domain-containing protein — protein sequence MKKCAWLAVVLTALGLAVVLCSCEYIGNQAPIAMVNCDTTGIVAEWLCFDPTNSCDSDGTIVFYSWNFGDGSSSQSGTAIVAEHRYAEGDRTYHGLLTVTDDRGATASCPFTVSVEWEPCPNGESDGEADIDIYLIQGTDAAFLHDPTLFTVELDSEYIMDIVARDGQAGSSARSLGNRRFAIKSGQVLAETDGIAWIQVVVRKPSGEIITYDTRNQPGSKPLDLDHPRLSLKCDELEKTTITIYARDNDECGTQTVFCQTIQVGECPVC from the coding sequence ATGAAGAAGTGTGCATGGTTGGCGGTGGTGTTGACGGCGTTGGGGCTGGCGGTTGTTCTGTGTTCCTGTGAGTATATAGGGAATCAGGCGCCGATAGCGATGGTCAATTGCGATACCACGGGAATCGTGGCAGAGTGGCTATGTTTCGACCCTACGAATTCGTGCGATTCGGACGGGACGATCGTATTCTACAGCTGGAACTTCGGAGATGGAAGCAGTTCCCAATCGGGGACCGCGATAGTGGCCGAACATCGGTACGCTGAGGGAGACAGAACCTACCATGGTTTGCTCACCGTAACGGACGATAGGGGCGCAACTGCGTCATGTCCATTCACGGTCAGTGTGGAATGGGAACCTTGCCCCAATGGCGAGAGCGATGGAGAGGCGGATATCGACATCTACCTCATTCAAGGGACGGACGCGGCTTTTCTCCACGACCCCACGCTCTTCACTGTTGAGCTTGACAGCGAATACATAATGGATATCGTGGCTCGTGACGGACAGGCTGGGTCCTCGGCACGCTCGCTCGGCAATCGCAGATTCGCGATTAAGTCGGGGCAAGTTCTGGCCGAGACCGATGGCATTGCGTGGATTCAAGTGGTGGTGAGGAAGCCGAGTGGCGAAATCATCACCTACGATACCCGCAATCAGCCGGGCTCCAAGCCATTGGACTTGGACCATCCTCGACTATCGCTCAAGTGCGATGAGCTGGAGAAAACCACTATCACGATTTATGCCCGCGACAACGATGAGTGCGGAACACAAACCGTGTTCTGTCAGACAATCCAGGTCGGCGAGTGCCCGGTATGTTAA
- the mreC gene encoding rod shape-determining protein MreC produces the protein MMYWIKKNQKFFWLVVAIFVIMIFVFLHRPIRSVFHSISNSLESWCWEKGQNDSNFWIGFFNATNIKIQNQNLKQENQALLGDLLGFKELEEENQRLRNALELGLAEEFKLKETVILAKDAMMDYVIINKGKQDGISEGMAVITYEKVLVGKVAEVYQDSCQVRLATDAGTKFGVKIADTNIQALAKGEGDEKLTLDLMPKDVDIPIGALVYTSGPEGGYPIGLLIGTISETSNADAEPFQTAKIDNFFKVLNATLLFVIIN, from the coding sequence ATGATGTATTGGATTAAGAAAAATCAAAAGTTTTTTTGGTTAGTTGTCGCGATTTTTGTAATAATGATTTTTGTTTTCCTTCACAGACCGATTAGGTCTGTTTTCCATTCTATAAGCAATTCATTGGAATCGTGGTGTTGGGAAAAAGGACAGAACGATTCAAATTTTTGGATTGGCTTTTTTAACGCCACAAACATTAAAATTCAAAATCAGAATCTAAAGCAGGAGAATCAGGCGTTATTGGGAGACCTCTTGGGGTTTAAAGAACTTGAAGAAGAAAATCAGAGATTGCGCAATGCGTTAGAATTGGGGCTTGCTGAAGAATTTAAATTAAAAGAAACAGTTATTCTGGCGAAAGATGCGATGATGGATTATGTGATTATTAATAAAGGCAAACAAGATGGAATAAGCGAAGGTATGGCTGTAATCACTTATGAAAAAGTTTTAGTTGGTAAGGTTGCGGAGGTTTATCAAGATTCTTGTCAGGTGCGCTTAGCTACTGATGCTGGAACAAAATTCGGAGTGAAAATAGCTGATACAAATATCCAAGCGCTTGCTAAGGGCGAGGGTGACGAAAAATTGACTTTAGACCTGATGCCAAAAGATGTAGATATTCCAATTGGAGCGCTCGTCTATACTAGTGGGCCAGAGGGCGGGTATCCAATAGGGCTTTTGATTGGAACCATTAGCGAGACAAGTAATGCTGACGCAGAGCCATTTCAAACAGCTAAAATAGATAATTTTTTCAAAGTCCTAAATGCAACTTTATTATTCGTAATTATTAACTGA
- a CDS encoding threonylcarbamoyl-AMP synthase, whose translation MFIKVKVFPNSKKESVIQKETDFFEVRVKAEAKQGQANKSVINILAEFFNLKTDDIKIIKGAKTRNKVFEIKGVKNQIEKAVEILKKGGIIAYPTDTVYGIGCNALDNKAVKKVLGIKDRPANSALLIAVSDFKMMEDIVFFTKKEHGFMEKFLPGPITFILPKKSKISDLVTAGKKTLGVRIPDSKETMEIIKQAGFPIITTSANVSGKKPAVKSRDIDLKVDFVVEGKCKYKKPSTIVDLINKIIIREGEEAEKVRKALNAEFSLQKYG comes from the coding sequence ATGTTTATAAAAGTTAAGGTTTTTCCAAACTCAAAAAAGGAATCAGTTATTCAAAAGGAAACTGATTTTTTTGAAGTTCGGGTCAAAGCAGAAGCAAAACAAGGACAAGCAAATAAATCAGTTATTAATATCTTAGCTGAATTTTTTAATTTGAAAACAGACGATATAAAAATAATTAAAGGAGCGAAAACAAGAAATAAAGTTTTTGAAATAAAAGGAGTTAAAAATCAAATTGAAAAAGCAGTGGAAATTTTAAAAAAAGGAGGCATAATTGCTTATCCCACTGATACGGTTTATGGAATCGGATGTAATGCGCTTGATAATAAAGCAGTAAAGAAGGTTTTAGGCATTAAGGATAGGCCTGCGAATAGCGCACTCTTAATAGCAGTTTCGGATTTTAAGATGATGGAAGATATCGTATTTTTTACAAAAAAAGAACATGGATTTATGGAGAAATTTTTGCCCGGACCAATTACTTTTATTTTGCCCAAAAAATCAAAAATTTCTGATTTGGTCACTGCAGGAAAGAAAACATTGGGAGTCAGGATTCCAGACAGCAAAGAAACAATGGAGATTATAAAACAAGCTGGATTCCCGATTATCACCACTTCTGCCAATGTTTCAGGTAAAAAACCAGCTGTAAAAAGTAGAGATATTGATTTAAAAGTGGATTTTGTGGTAGAAGGAAAGTGTAAATATAAAAAGCCATCAACTATTGTTGATTTAATAAACAAGATAATTATAAGGGAAGGGGAGGAAGCGGAAAAAGTAAGAAAAGCATTAAACGCAGAGTTTTCTCTGCAAAAATATGGTTAA
- a CDS encoding peptidoglycan bridge formation glycyltransferase FemA/FemB family protein, which produces MEIRIINNEPLRREWNKFLFENNGSFLQSFEWGKFQQSLGKQIWRIQVIDRQIVLAQALLIEEAFPLRRKSCLYIPFGPIIRKKSLPEEQKEVIASILRQIQNIAQEQGAIFLKIEPHTELILPDGLNAVIPDKRIQPQKTLILDLLQEEDEIFKNFSSKTRYNVGLAQRKGVKIKFEEQYRKEFYHLIKGTSERDSFTPFKEEHYKKLFEISSDDFGVKLCLADYNNKIVASYILILFNKTAIGLHGANDWQYRSLKAANLLQWERIKMVKNLGYEKFDFWGIDEKKWQGITDFKKGFGGTGFEYPCSKDIVFQKAWYKLYSIARRVI; this is translated from the coding sequence ATGGAGATTAGAATTATCAATAATGAGCCCTTGCGTCGAGAGTGGAATAAATTTTTATTTGAAAACAATGGAAGTTTTTTACAGTCGTTTGAGTGGGGGAAATTCCAGCAATCTTTAGGCAAACAAATTTGGAGGATACAAGTAATAGATAGACAAATTGTTTTAGCACAGGCATTGCTCATTGAAGAGGCCTTCCCTCTTAGACGAAAATCCTGTCTTTATATCCCTTTCGGTCCCATTATTAGAAAAAAATCATTACCAGAAGAACAAAAAGAAGTCATTGCATCTATTTTAAGACAGATACAAAATATAGCCCAAGAACAAGGGGCAATATTTTTGAAGATAGAGCCACACACAGAATTGATTCTTCCTGACGGGCTGAATGCTGTTATTCCTGATAAAAGAATTCAGCCGCAAAAAACCCTTATTTTGGATTTGCTTCAAGAGGAAGATGAGATTTTCAAGAATTTTTCTTCAAAAACAAGATATAATGTCGGCTTGGCGCAGAGAAAAGGAGTCAAGATAAAATTTGAAGAGCAATATCGTAAAGAATTTTATCATTTGATTAAGGGCACATCAGAGAGAGATAGCTTTACGCCATTTAAAGAAGAGCATTACAAAAAATTATTTGAAATTAGCAGTGATGATTTTGGGGTCAAGCTTTGCTTAGCTGATTATAATAATAAAATTGTTGCTTCATATATTCTGATTCTTTTTAACAAAACCGCTATTGGCCTTCACGGAGCCAATGATTGGCAGTATAGGTCTCTAAAGGCAGCCAATCTTTTGCAGTGGGAAAGGATTAAAATGGTCAAGAATCTTGGTTACGAGAAGTTTGATTTTTGGGGTATAGATGAAAAGAAATGGCAAGGGATTACGGACTTTAAAAAAGGTTTTGGCGGGACAGGGTTTGAATATCCATGTTCTAAAGATATTGTTTTTCAGAAAGCATGGTATAAGCTTTATAGCATAGCAAGGCGAGTAATTTAA
- the serS gene encoding serine--tRNA ligase, translating to MIDIKLLRENPELIKQALGKRGVDIDIEKILGLEKERRVILQEVEQLRSQRNEISSQKGKPDDLDKARKIKEGLKTKEDQLKIIETGFEALYALIPNIPLDDVPVGKNQEDKKVIKEWGKVPKFNFEPKDHLEIGKALDLIDTERAAKISGARFGILKNEAVLLEFALIRLAMDTLLKEGFIPVVPPTLLRPEMMKAMGYIDTEEDRAERYFLEKDNLYLAGTAEQMLGSMHQGEVFDKNELPKRYIGFSSCFREEAGSYGKDTKGIFRVHQFDKIEMFSFTKPDDSQLEHQFFISLEEKLMQKLELPYRLVHLCTADMARPSASTYDIEAWIPSQKKYRELMSSSNCTDFQARRLGIRYKESDKTGFVHTLNATGFAIGRTIIAILENYQQKDGSVVIPKALRKYMGKKYILG from the coding sequence ATGATTGATATAAAATTACTAAGAGAAAATCCGGAATTAATTAAACAAGCCCTTGGAAAAAGAGGAGTGGATATAGATATTGAAAAAATCTTAGGGTTGGAAAAAGAAAGGCGGGTGATTCTTCAGGAAGTGGAGCAATTGCGTTCCCAGAGGAACGAGATTTCTTCCCAGAAAGGCAAGCCAGATGACTTGGATAAAGCCAGAAAAATAAAAGAGGGTTTGAAGACAAAAGAGGACCAGCTCAAGATTATAGAAACAGGATTTGAAGCGCTTTATGCGTTAATACCCAATATTCCTCTTGATGATGTGCCTGTTGGAAAAAATCAGGAGGACAAAAAAGTAATCAAGGAGTGGGGCAAGGTTCCGAAGTTTAATTTTGAACCAAAAGACCATTTGGAAATAGGCAAGGCATTGGACTTGATAGACACAGAAAGAGCAGCTAAGATTTCAGGCGCTCGTTTTGGGATTTTAAAAAATGAAGCAGTTTTATTGGAGTTTGCTTTAATCAGATTGGCTATGGATACGCTTTTGAAGGAAGGATTTATCCCTGTGGTTCCGCCGACCTTGCTTAGACCGGAGATGATGAAAGCAATGGGATATATAGACACAGAGGAGGATAGAGCTGAAAGATATTTCCTAGAAAAAGATAATTTGTATCTTGCTGGCACTGCTGAACAGATGCTTGGGTCTATGCACCAAGGAGAAGTTTTTGATAAAAATGAACTGCCCAAGAGATATATTGGTTTCTCTTCTTGTTTTCGGGAGGAGGCCGGCTCTTATGGGAAAGACACGAAAGGAATATTCAGAGTCCATCAGTTTGATAAGATAGAAATGTTTAGCTTCACCAAACCAGATGATTCTCAATTAGAACATCAATTTTTTATTTCCCTTGAAGAAAAATTGATGCAAAAACTTGAACTGCCTTATAGATTAGTCCATCTTTGCACCGCAGATATGGCTCGGCCGTCTGCTTCAACTTATGATATAGAGGCATGGATTCCTTCTCAAAAGAAATACAGGGAATTAATGTCCAGTTCAAACTGCACTGATTTTCAGGCAAGGCGTCTAGGGATAAGGTATAAAGAAAGCGACAAGACAGGATTCGTCCACACTTTAAATGCCACTGGTTTTGCAATTGGCAGAACTATTATTGCAATTTTAGAGAATTATCAGCAGAAAGATGGGAGTGTCGTAATTCCGAAGGCGCTTAGAAAATATATGGGGAAGAAATATATATTGGGATAA
- a CDS encoding GerMN domain-containing protein, whose translation MVKQILSILVIVLIGIVAGALIYFFYPENWETTTVTLFWGNKIEDPEGLFCERVYPLERKIKGAIDNGVLLAVEELLKGPDEEEMEKGFFTAINPGVKVQNLIIENKNAVVDFDETLGDGVGGSCMVGAIRAQITETLKYFPEIDNVIISIDNRIEDILQP comes from the coding sequence ATGGTTAAACAAATTCTCTCTATTTTGGTCATTGTTCTAATCGGCATTGTTGCCGGAGCGTTGATTTATTTTTTTTATCCAGAGAATTGGGAAACAACCACTGTGACTCTTTTTTGGGGAAATAAAATTGAAGACCCAGAAGGATTATTCTGTGAAAGAGTTTATCCATTGGAAAGAAAAATAAAAGGCGCTATAGATAATGGTGTTTTGCTCGCTGTTGAAGAGTTGTTAAAAGGCCCGGATGAAGAAGAGATGGAAAAAGGATTTTTCACTGCCATAAACCCTGGCGTGAAAGTTCAGAACCTTATTATTGAAAATAAGAATGCAGTTGTTGATTTTGACGAGACATTGGGAGATGGGGTGGGCGGTTCTTGTATGGTAGGCGCAATCAGGGCCCAGATTACAGAGACATTAAAATATTTTCCAGAGATAGACAATGTCATTATCTCAATAGACAACAGGATAGAAGATATCCTCCAGCCATAA
- a CDS encoding alpha/beta hydrolase, with the protein MEEKFVDINGIKTFTRIGGTGTPFLILHGWGGSSDSWFKVQKILAKNFQVFVLDLPGFGKSGSPPRPWDVQDYMEFVLDFLETYNIKQYYLLGHSFGGRISIKLSAQFSDSIIKLMLVDSAGAQPIKKKFFKRILSSIASFVSIFSFLPGFKLFRRFFYRFIIRSTDYLKVMGVMKETFLKVISEDLSPYLEKIKAKTMIVWGERDRITPLRDGHFMNSKIQHSDLVILPCNHNPHIEIPEDLSKRILDFLNKNGD; encoded by the coding sequence ATGGAAGAAAAATTTGTAGACATTAACGGAATAAAAACTTTTACAAGAATCGGAGGCACAGGAACTCCTTTTTTAATATTGCACGGCTGGGGAGGGAGCTCTGATTCTTGGTTTAAGGTTCAGAAAATTTTGGCAAAGAATTTTCAGGTATTTGTTTTGGATTTGCCAGGGTTTGGGAAAAGTGGGTCTCCGCCAAGACCGTGGGATGTTCAAGATTATATGGAATTCGTCTTGGATTTCTTGGAAACTTATAATATAAAGCAATATTATCTTTTGGGCCATTCTTTTGGTGGAAGAATCTCTATAAAATTATCAGCCCAATTTTCAGACAGCATTATAAAATTAATGCTCGTTGATTCTGCTGGCGCACAGCCAATTAAAAAGAAATTTTTTAAGAGGATTTTGTCTTCAATCGCTTCGTTTGTCAGTATTTTTTCGTTCTTGCCGGGATTTAAGCTATTCCGAAGATTTTTTTACCGATTTATCATCAGAAGTACTGATTATCTTAAAGTTATGGGAGTGATGAAGGAAACATTCTTAAAGGTTATCTCAGAGGACTTGTCTCCATATCTTGAAAAGATAAAAGCTAAAACCATGATTGTCTGGGGAGAAAGAGACAGAATTACACCTCTTAGAGACGGTCATTTTATGAATTCAAAAATACAACATTCGGACTTGGTTATTTTGCCCTGCAATCACAATCCCCACATTGAAATACCCGAGGACTTATCAAAAAGAATTCTGGATTTTTTAAATAAAAATGGAGATTAG
- a CDS encoding aminotransferase class I/II-fold pyridoxal phosphate-dependent enzyme, which produces MPWKWKKGREIKKLEEKFRNYLAVNNAFSFNSGRSAFMAILKSLELEKGSEILVQAFTCNAAVNPIIWSGLKPAFVDIQKESLNIDPADLERKITSNSKAVLVQHTFGFPAKIDKILEICEKHNLILIEDCAHSLGAEYRNRKVGTFGKAAFFSFGRDKVISSIYGGMAISNDPVLAEKIKNIQGDYQYPCFYWVFQQLLHPILIKVLVMPFYNFFGLGKIFLITLQKLKIISKAVTKSEKQGIMPKYFPKRMPNALAVLGLKQLNKIDEFNKHREKISEIYRQGLSQSSFDFLELKDNERKNIYMRFPILCKKNESDNILEYFKKQNIFLDDGWRKSAIVPIGTNIDKMNYIKGSCPVAEDVSQRIINLPTHINISPNTAEKIKKLLLDF; this is translated from the coding sequence ATGCCATGGAAATGGAAAAAGGGGAGAGAAATTAAAAAACTGGAAGAAAAATTTAGAAATTATTTGGCTGTGAATAATGCTTTTTCCTTTAACAGCGGACGGTCTGCGTTTATGGCTATTCTGAAATCCTTGGAATTAGAAAAGGGAAGCGAGATTTTGGTTCAGGCATTCACCTGCAACGCAGCAGTTAATCCCATTATTTGGTCTGGGTTAAAACCAGCTTTTGTGGATATTCAAAAAGAGTCATTGAACATTGACCCAGCGGATTTGGAAAGAAAAATTACTTCTAATAGCAAGGCCGTCTTGGTCCAGCATACTTTTGGTTTTCCAGCTAAGATTGATAAAATTTTGGAAATTTGTGAAAAGCATAATTTGATTTTAATAGAGGATTGCGCCCATTCTTTGGGCGCGGAATATCGCAATAGGAAAGTTGGGACATTTGGGAAAGCAGCATTTTTCAGTTTTGGCAGAGACAAAGTAATCTCCTCTATTTATGGCGGAATGGCGATTTCTAATGACCCTGTCTTAGCTGAAAAAATAAAAAATATCCAAGGCGATTATCAATATCCATGTTTTTATTGGGTATTCCAACAGCTTTTACATCCAATATTGATTAAAGTTTTAGTAATGCCTTTTTACAATTTTTTCGGGCTTGGAAAAATTTTCTTAATCACATTACAGAAATTAAAAATAATTTCAAAGGCAGTGACAAAATCCGAGAAGCAGGGGATAATGCCGAAATATTTTCCCAAAAGAATGCCGAACGCATTGGCGGTTCTTGGTTTGAAACAATTAAACAAAATTGATGAGTTTAACAAGCATCGTGAAAAAATATCGGAAATATATAGACAAGGGTTAAGCCAGTCAAGCTTTGATTTTTTAGAATTAAAAGACAATGAAAGAAAAAATATTTATATGAGATTTCCGATTCTTTGTAAGAAAAATGAATCAGACAATATTTTAGAATATTTCAAAAAGCAAAATATTTTCTTGGATGATGGATGGAGAAAATCAGCGATTGTCCCTATTGGCACAAATATAGATAAAATGAATTATATCAAAGGTTCTTGCCCTGTTGCGGAAGATGTGAGCCAGAGGATTATAAATCTGCCTACGCATATAAATATCTCGCCTAACACGGCTGAAAAAATAAAAAAACTTTTATTGGATTTCTAA
- the lysS gene encoding lysine--tRNA ligase, with protein sequence MPQIDEVKKTRIEKLKAMQNARIDVYPLTTKRTHTISDALNNFSKLERAKKEIILTGRIKSFRGHGGATFSDIEDGTNKIQVFFKKDNLGPRKYELLHKYFDVGDFIETRGILFKTKAQEKTLLVNDFKILAKSVLPLPEKWHGLKDVEDRFRKRYLDLIFNKDVREKFVLRHKIINELRVFLIEQGFLEVETPILQTIYGGAKAEPFTTHLNALDIDLYLRIAPELYLKQLLVGGFEKVFEIGRNFRNEGMDRYHNPEFTFLEFYWAYADYKELMKFTEQMLESVIKKVFGTLKLEYQGKTIDFKTPWKRVDFYQLIKKDAKIDLETIHPEALADKAREMNIKIEKGEGFAEIADKIYKQCSRDKIWSPTFVIHHPHGNFPLAKAKDEKRLANFQLIIGGWEMVNAFSELNDPSIQRARFEEQEEMWKKGFKEGMRIDENFIEALEYGMPPAAGFGMGIDRLVTLLTDSHSLREVILFPTMKPKGS encoded by the coding sequence ATGCCACAGATAGATGAAGTCAAAAAAACAAGGATTGAAAAACTAAAAGCAATGCAGAATGCTCGTATTGATGTTTATCCTTTGACCACAAAGAGAACTCATACAATTTCAGATGCTTTAAATAATTTTTCAAAATTAGAACGAGCAAAAAAAGAAATTATTTTAACTGGCAGGATTAAATCGTTCCGCGGGCATGGTGGCGCAACTTTTTCAGACATAGAAGATGGAACGAATAAAATCCAAGTGTTTTTCAAAAAAGATAATTTGGGACCCAGAAAATATGAATTGCTTCATAAATATTTTGATGTTGGTGACTTTATTGAAACAAGAGGAATATTATTTAAAACAAAAGCCCAAGAGAAAACTCTTTTAGTCAATGATTTTAAAATTTTGGCGAAATCAGTCTTGCCTTTGCCTGAAAAATGGCATGGCTTGAAAGATGTTGAAGATCGATTCAGGAAAAGATATCTTGACCTTATTTTTAATAAAGATGTAAGAGAAAAATTCGTTTTAAGGCATAAGATAATAAACGAATTAAGAGTTTTCCTTATTGAACAGGGATTCCTTGAGGTTGAGACCCCGATTCTACAGACAATATATGGCGGAGCCAAGGCCGAGCCATTTACAACCCACCTAAACGCCTTAGATATTGATTTGTACCTGCGAATTGCGCCAGAGCTCTACTTAAAACAACTTCTTGTCGGCGGATTTGAAAAGGTCTTTGAAATAGGCAGAAACTTCAGGAACGAGGGAATGGACAGATACCATAATCCGGAATTTACATTTTTGGAGTTTTATTGGGCTTATGCGGATTATAAGGAATTAATGAAATTCACTGAGCAGATGTTGGAATCAGTTATTAAAAAGGTATTTGGAACTTTAAAATTGGAATATCAAGGAAAAACGATTGATTTTAAAACGCCTTGGAAAAGAGTTGATTTTTATCAGCTTATTAAGAAAGATGCCAAGATTGATTTGGAAACAATCCATCCAGAAGCATTGGCAGATAAGGCAAGGGAAATGAATATAAAAATTGAAAAAGGCGAGGGTTTTGCAGAAATAGCGGATAAAATTTACAAACAATGTTCCAGAGATAAAATTTGGAGCCCAACTTTTGTTATCCATCATCCGCACGGCAATTTTCCGTTAGCAAAAGCCAAAGACGAGAAGCGATTGGCGAATTTTCAATTGATTATCGGAGGATGGGAAATGGTGAACGCTTTTTCAGAGTTAAATGACCCAAGCATCCAGAGGGCAAGATTTGAAGAGCAAGAAGAAATGTGGAAGAAAGGATTTAAAGAAGGAATGAGAATTGACGAAAATTTTATAGAAGCACTGGAGTATGGAATGCCTCCAGCAGCTGGTTTCGGTATGGGAATTGACCGGCTCGTAACACTTCTAACTGATTCTCATTCTCTTCGGGAAGTGATTTTATTCCCGACAATGAAACCAAAAGGAAGTTAA
- a CDS encoding retroviral-like aspartic protease family protein has protein sequence MKFSYFKIPGNGPTGKWISRPIIPIMLIGPKKSVMVDALIDSGADKCLFHSDIGREIGLDIEKGREEFFGGIEGGKIKTFIHKIQLRIIGTEKEIEIPAGFADVSGVFAILGQEGFFDAYKIKFEKDHNSIEITPVNK, from the coding sequence ATGAAATTTTCTTACTTTAAGATTCCTGGCAATGGCCCAACAGGAAAATGGATTAGCAGACCAATAATACCCATTATGTTAATTGGTCCCAAGAAGAGCGTCATGGTCGATGCTCTTATTGATTCCGGGGCAGATAAATGTTTGTTTCATAGCGACATAGGCAGAGAAATTGGATTAGATATAGAAAAAGGCAGAGAGGAGTTTTTTGGCGGAATTGAAGGAGGCAAGATTAAAACCTTTATCCATAAAATTCAACTTCGGATTATAGGAACAGAGAAAGAAATAGAAATTCCAGCAGGATTTGCAGATGTTTCCGGCGTGTTTGCTATTTTGGGGCAAGAGGGATTCTTTGATGCTTATAAAATAAAATTTGAAAAAGATCATAATTCTATTGAAATTACGCCAGTAAATAAATAG